The following proteins are co-located in the Gammaproteobacteria bacterium genome:
- a CDS encoding Spy/CpxP family protein refolding chaperone, whose product MNTVIKAILAGVVVSGLGATTLTAHADESGCHDRAAHRGYGHDRDSLTGRIEQRKTELHDKLKLKPEQEAAWNTFVEKMKPAQPMERPNWGELKKLPAPDRMGKMLDMMKAREGQMENRLAALKEFYATLTPEQQKIFDGQFAHRFSHHSGPMRHDQHRGTGTDGP is encoded by the coding sequence ATGAACACGGTAATAAAGGCAATACTGGCCGGCGTGGTTGTCTCCGGCCTCGGTGCCACCACTTTGACGGCCCATGCCGATGAATCAGGCTGCCACGATCGGGCGGCGCATCGCGGCTACGGGCACGATCGAGACTCGCTCACCGGGCGGATCGAGCAGCGCAAGACCGAACTTCATGACAAACTCAAGCTCAAACCAGAACAGGAGGCCGCGTGGAACACCTTTGTCGAAAAGATGAAACCCGCGCAGCCGATGGAACGACCCAACTGGGGGGAACTCAAGAAACTTCCGGCGCCGGACCGCATGGGCAAGATGCTTGACATGATGAAGGCCCGTGAAGGCCAGATGGAAAATCGTTTGGCCGCCCTGAAGGAGTTTTATGCAACGCTGACGCCTGAGCAGCAAAAAATCTTTGACGGGCAGTTCGCACATCGGTTTAGCCACCATTCAGGCCCGATGCGGCATGATCAGCATCGAGGAACCGGTACTGATGGACCGTAA
- a CDS encoding response regulator: protein MDTAPRILVVDDDRDIRTLLAEYLDANGFRTLTAPDGAGMRKLLDTHKVDLIVLDLALPGEDGLTLCRNLRSRSNLPVIMLTARGAPLDRIVGLEMGADDYLAKPFEPRELQARIHSVLRRAQALPPNLEASGDGVMRFAGWTFDLTTRHLVNPHGVVIALSGAEFRLLKCFLEHANRVLSREQLQSLTNGREADPFNRTMDLQVSRLRQKLGDDARSPQLIKTVRNEGYLLTASVTKEPRS from the coding sequence ATGGACACGGCACCCCGGATTCTGGTGGTCGATGACGATCGGGACATCCGCACACTGCTGGCGGAATATCTCGACGCGAACGGCTTTCGCACCCTCACCGCGCCGGACGGGGCGGGCATGCGCAAGCTGCTGGATACCCACAAGGTTGATCTCATTGTGCTTGATCTCGCCCTGCCGGGCGAGGATGGTCTGACGCTCTGCCGCAATCTGCGATCGCGTTCCAATCTGCCGGTCATCATGCTGACCGCGCGGGGTGCGCCGCTGGATCGCATCGTTGGTCTGGAAATGGGCGCGGACGATTATCTGGCCAAGCCGTTCGAGCCGCGCGAATTGCAGGCCCGCATCCACAGCGTCCTGCGCCGGGCGCAGGCGCTGCCGCCTAATCTGGAGGCGTCGGGCGACGGGGTCATGCGCTTCGCCGGTTGGACCTTTGATCTGACCACACGACATCTCGTCAATCCGCACGGAGTTGTCATCGCGCTTTCCGGCGCCGAGTTCCGGCTTCTCAAGTGTTTTCTGGAGCATGCCAACCGCGTGCTCAGCCGCGAGCAGTTGCAGAGCCTGACGAACGGACGCGAGGCGGATCCCTTCAACCGCACGATGGATTTGCAGGTCAGCCGTTTGCGCCAGAAATTGGGCGATGATGCGCGGTCGCCGCAGCTGATCAAGACCGTGCGCAACGAGGGATATCTCCTGACCGCGTCCGTCACCAAGGAACCGCGATCATGA